One part of the Mytilus trossulus isolate FHL-02 chromosome 11, PNRI_Mtr1.1.1.hap1, whole genome shotgun sequence genome encodes these proteins:
- the LOC134689611 gene encoding uncharacterized protein LOC134689611 has translation MEAQQLCQIHENESVTSFCYQHATVLCQKCLTEKHTNCTCRPVTQIENAFESLNNGIPLENIENSIRKMSMTIDQLLSGKDINLSDLKEKRNNIRQTVKEARQKLNKYLDKLVKILDVDINIKHDKLVDKIKKSKSGIESHKDTLKSLFNDINSIKEQSTDKSLHSEIQTLQSKEKELESKLKTLENEDKKSELHVKLSEAVFGFENFLQTMGSVVISEVDTTLLQNGLNVLQHNALNGYNNQLTGNQNDKDTSSNGVTSKLTLVSCFPTLKLGRGVRIFRACFLPDNNLLLAGYQEKTLYVCNKKGEECKKVRIANFPGGVTLYSRTCALVSAWQHGVQKINLDTLKAGDVIKLRGDSSAISSIRNEICVKNGEDHLKIVDIHGRTIRKFPTKYNPWEIYLTDTGPVFYSNLDNNDVYCAFPDGSNYITYSSPDLLDPAGLTVDNEENLYITGSRSDNIHRISSNREAKEIILTAEDGIRSPSGISFNKQTSELLIINEDFSSIRIYKVLIVEI, from the coding sequence ATGGAAGCACAGCAGTTATGCCAGATTCATGAAAACGAATCAGTGACGTCATTTTGTTACCAGCATGCAACAGTTTTATGCCAGAAATGTCTGACTGAGAAGCATACAAACTGCACATGTCGGCCTGTGACGCAGATTGAAAATGCATTTGAAAGTCTAAATAACGGAattcctttagaaaatattgaaaatagtatTCGTAAAATGTCCATGACAATAGATCAATTACTCTCTGGCAAAGATATCAATTTATCAGATTTAAAAGAGAAACGAAATAATATCCGACAAACTGTCAAAGAAGCGCgccaaaaattaaataagtatTTGGATAAACTAGTTAAGATTTTAGACGTGGATATAAATATTAAGCATGATAAATTGGTAGATAAGATTAAAAAGTCAAAGAGTGGCATAGAAAGTCATAAAGATACCTTGAAATCTCTGTTTAACGATATAAATTCTATAAAGGAACAATCTACTGACAAAAGTTTACACAGTGAAATACAAACTTTACAATCTAAGGAAAAAGAACTggaatctaaattaaaaactttgGAAAACGAAGATAAAAAATCTGAACTACACGTGAAACTCTCTGAAGCTGTATTCGggtttgaaaatttcttgcagACGATGGGAAGTGTTGTTATATCAGAGGTAGACACAACGTTACTGCAGAATGGATTGAATGTACTACAACATAATGCATTGAATGGTTACAACAATCAGTTGACAGGGAACCAAAATGATAAAGATACCAGTTCAAATGGCGTAACCAGTAAACTAACATTAGTTAGCTGTTTCCCGACTTTGAAACTAGGCAGAGGTGTAAGAATATTCAGGGCTTGTTTTCTACCGGACAATAATCTTTTGTTAGCAGGATACCAAGAAAAAACTTTATACGTATGCAACAAGAAAGGTGAAGAATGCAAAAAAGTTCGAATCGCAAATTTCCCCGGAGGTGTAACTCTATATAGTAGAACATGTGCCTTAGTAAGTGCATGGCAACATGGTGTACAGAAAATTAATCTAGACACTCTGAAAGCTGGTGACGTCATAAAACTGCGAGGCGATAGTTCTGCAATCTCCAGTATTCGAAATGAAATTTGTGTCAAAAACGGAGAGGACCATTTAAAAATCGTTGATATACACGGAAGAACAATTCGGAAATTTCCAACAAAGTATAATCCGTGGGAAATTTATTTAACCGACACGGGACCGGTTTTCTATTCGAATCTCGACAATAACGATGTCTATTGTGCGTTTCCGGATGGAAGTAACTATATTACTTACAGCAGCCCCGATCTCCTTGACCCAGCAGGACTAACAGTGGACAATGAGGAAAATCTGTATATAACAGGGTCGCGTTCGGATAATATACATAGAATATCTAGCAATCGAGAGGCGAAGGAAATCATTCTAACTGCCGAAGATGGAATTCGATCTCCATCTGGTATTTCATTCAATAAACAGACCAGtgaattattaattattaacGAAGATTTTTCTTCTATTAGAATATACAAGGTTCTTATAGTAGAAATATGA